From a region of the Salarias fasciatus chromosome 6, fSalaFa1.1, whole genome shotgun sequence genome:
- the ptp4a1 gene encoding LOW QUALITY PROTEIN: protein tyrosine phosphatase type IVA 1 (The sequence of the model RefSeq protein was modified relative to this genomic sequence to represent the inferred CDS: deleted 1 base in 1 codon), which produces MARMNRPAPVEITYKNMRFLITHNPTNATLNKFIEELKKYGVTTVGPSVVRPPTTPPLVVKEGIQVLDWPFDDGAPPSNQIVDDWLNLLKLKFREEPGCCIAVHCVAGLGRAPVLVALALIECGMKYEDAVQFIRQKRRGAFNSKQLFYLEKYRPKMRLRFKDSNGHRNNCCIQ; this is translated from the exons ATGGCTCGTATGAACAGACCGGCGCCGGTGGAGATCACCTACAAGAACATGCGCTTCCTCATCACCCACAATCCCACCAACGCCACGCTCAACAAGTTCATCGAG GAGCTGAAGAAGTATGGCGTCACCACCGTGGGTCCGAGTGTGGTGAGGCCACCTACGACGCCACCACTGGTGGTCAAAGAGGGAATCCAGGTCCTG gaTTGGCCCTTTGACGACGGGGCCCCTCCCTCCAACCAGATCGTGGACGATTGGCTGAATCTGCTGAAGCTGAAGTTCAGGGAGGAGCCGGGCTGCTGCATCGCTGTGCACTGTGTGGCGGGCCTGGGGAG AGCTCCGGTTCTGGTGGCGCTGGCCCTGATCGAGTGTGGGATGAAATACGAAGAC GCTGTCCAGTTCATCCGACA GAAGCGTCGAGGAGCCTTCAACAGCAAGCAGCTCTTCTACCTGGAGAAGTATCGTCCAAAGATGCGCCTGCGCTTCAAAGATTCCAACGGCCATCGCAATAACTGCTGCATCCAGtag
- the lgsn gene encoding LOW QUALITY PROTEIN: lengsin (The sequence of the model RefSeq protein was modified relative to this genomic sequence to represent the inferred CDS: inserted 1 base in 1 codon; deleted 2 bases in 1 codon; substituted 1 base at 1 genomic stop codon): protein MADSGDLQGRTPGGRTDRRLGHEPGRPEGGPGDGEAGPPGGLEQQERRAGHPSPPNRAPGRRTTSGRRTRPGRGTGPERPVPAGPSCGEAGVSRQTMEELKSLLRDSPLLSVRGXDDGGPARPYSYLHGGGGRADRSPPRAFSTFKPQADASRRGPESRDSASIQGPESRDIASIQGPESRASVSIQGPPAADSSSAFRASANTNRQPGGRTHTYSSAGSWGQTGASHSEGENGVVEISGNQRFIAAMEQIKQQIARENINFVPLRATDLHACPRAEDLSLSRFFHEKAVYGVPMPRSYLELTLSPKSNEVDHANAANFSSDVLLIPDLSTFRVLPWAEQTARVICDPCTVTGSPLRTSPRLIAKQLLGQLQSLGFSLHSSFTYECCVLGAPDRIGPKTLLFPATTLLSNHDLPFFQQLVDSMYCMGADIDSMASASGPGQMEINLRPEFGIAAADNRFTFRTGIKEMARKHSYIASFFTDDGLYNAGVLSHSLWDANGRRSLFHSAEKAGEMSEIGRKWLAASXLHSAALSCLMSPGLGCRSHIAKTVKDPKRLLYATCGSNDNSSSFNIKSHGGRETHIDNKLGSAMANPYVVLAATVAAGLDGIRRNLNVESGLNRAPSQQRDFAIPVKLDDALEALGEDHVIRSALGEPFVQYFIAMKKFEIETQELDDERNKCLEYFI, encoded by the exons ATGGCGGACTCCGGAGACCTGCAG GGCCGGACTCCCGGAGGCCGGACCGATCGACGGCTCGGGCATGAGCCTGGCCGCCCGGAAGGGGGTCCGGGTGACGGGGAAGCAGGCCCCCCCGGGggactggagcagcaggagcggcGGGCCGGCCATCCTTCACCCCCCAACCGGGCCCCCG GCCGGCGGACGACCTCCGGACGGAGGACCCGGCCGGGTCGGGGGACTGGCCCGGAGCGGCCCGTCCCGGCCGGGCCGTCCTGCGGCGAGGCCGGCGTGTCCAGGCAGaccatggaggagctgaagagcctcCTGAGGGACAGTCCCCTGCTGAGCGTCCGGG GGGATGACGGGGGGCCGGCACGGCCCTACTCCTAcctccacggcggcggcgggagagcAGACAGGAGCCCCCCCAGGGCCTTCAGCACCTTCAAACCTCAGGCGGACGCTTCCAGAAGGGGCCCCGAGTCCAGGGACAGCGCGTCCATTCAGGGGCCCGAGTCCAGAGACATTGCGTCCATTCAGGGGCCTGAGTCCAGAGCCAGCGTGTCCATTCAGGGGCCCCCCGCCGCGGATTCATCCAGCGCTTTCAGGGCTAGCGCTAACACAAATAGGCAACCCGgaggcaggacacacacatattcCAGCGCCGGCTCCTGGGGACAGACTGGAGCTTCTCATTCAG AAGGAGAGAACGGAGTGGTGGAGATCTCAGGGAACCAGCGGTTCATCGCAGCCATGGAGCAGATCAAGCAGCAGATCGCCCGCGAGAACATCAACTTCGTACCGCTTCGAGCCACCGACCTGCACGCGTGTCCGCGCGCCGAAGACCTGTCCCTGTCCCGCTTCTTCCAT GAGAAAGCCGTCTACGGAGTTCCGATGCCACGAAGTTACCTTGAGTTGACCTTGAGCCCGAAGAGCAATGAAGTGGACCACGCCAACGCCGCCAACTTCAGCAGCGATGTGCTGCTGATCCCCGACCTGTCCACGTTCCGGGTGCTGCCGTGGGCGGAGCAGACGGCGCGGGTGATCTGCGACCCGTGCACGGTGACGGGCAGCCCTCTGCGCACGTCGCCGCGCCTCATCGCCAAGCAGCTGCTGGGGCAGCTGCAGAGCCTGGGCTTCTCCCTGCACTCGTCCTTCACCTACGAGTGCTGCGTCCTGGGGGCGCCGGACCGCATCGGGCCCAAGACCCTGCTGTTCCCCGCCACCACCCTGCTCAGCAACCACGACCTGCCGTTCTTCCAGCAGCTGGTGGACAGCATGTACTGCATGGGCGCCGACATAGACAGCATGGCGTCTGCCAGCGGGCCCGGCCAGATGGAGATCAACCTGAGGCCGGAGTTCGGGATAGCGGCTGCGGACAACCGCTTTACTTTCCGCACCGGCATTAAAGAAATGGCTCGGAAGCACAGCTACATCGCCAGCTTCTTCACCGACGACGGCCTGTACAATGCCGGCGTGCTGTCTCACAGCTTGTGGGACGCTAACGGCCGCCGCAGCCTCTTCCACAGTGCCGAGAAGGCGGGCGAGATGTCCGAGATCGGCAGGAAGTGGCTGGCC GCCTCCTGACTCCACTCCGCCGCCCTCAGCTGCCTGATGTCTCCCGGTCTGGGCTGCCGCAGCCACATCGCCAAGACCGTCAAAGACCCCAAGCGGCTGCTGTACGCCACCTGCGGCAGCAACGACAACAGCAGCTCCTTCAACATCAAGAGCCACGGCGGCAGGGAGACGCACATCGACAACAAGCTGGGCTCCGCCATGGCCAACCCCTACGTCGTGCTGGCCGCCACCGTGGCCGCTGGGCTGGACGGGATCCGCAGGAACCTGAACGTGGAGAGCGGCCTGAACCGCGCTCCCAGCCAGCAGAGGGACTTCGCCATTCCCGTCAAGCTGGACGACGCCCTGGAGGCGCTGGGGGAGGACCACGTCATCCGCAGCGCCCTGGGAGAACCCTTCGTTCAGTATTTCATCGCCATGAAGAAGTTCGAGATCGAGACCCAAGAACTGGATGACGAACGGAACAAGTGCTTGGAGTATTTCATCTAG